Genomic DNA from Roseofilum reptotaenium CS-1145:
ATAGGACAAGAGAGGGAAAAATCCGGCGAAGCAGCCATGTTCATAATTATGATAAGAATGCAATTCGATAACCTGGAACTGCGACTAATTTCTAAGCGTCTTCTCATGGAGATGTTCCAGTATCAGGTAAATTTGAACTATACCTAAGTTAAATTACCTTATCTTATTACCCTCAATGTTTAGCACATGATGGTTCCTGGGACAAAGATCAGATAGATATAAAAGAAATTCACTTATCCAGTGAAGGCTTTACTTCTCATCTTATCCCAGAGTAGAAAAATCTACCTAACTGTTTGCCTAAAGGAGATGTATTCACGCTATGGACTTTAAACGTTTTCCTTCCCCACTGAGATTTCTGGCCGTTATGCTCGCTCCTCTTCTTCTCACTCCAGGGGCGATCGCCCTAGAATTTCCTGACACCAGTGGAGGGGGCGCTCCCAGAGGAGGAAGTGTTGGGGGAGGAGTTAGAGGATCTTCGACTTGTATCATTCCTCAAAATGGACTCTCCTTAATGGCTCTAAGACCAATTGAACCCGACAATTATGTGGGGCAAACGGCTAGCGATACCCCCACCATGTTCTTTTATGTGCCCAAAACTGAAGCAGAATTGGCGGAATTTGTTTTAATTGATCGGCAAGGTAATGATGTCTATACGGAGAAATTAGAACTCTCCAAAGATGGAGGTTTAGTCAAGGTAACGATGAGTCTACCTGAAGCAATAGGCGATTCAACTGAATATACCTGGCTATTTGCCCTGATTTGTAATCCTAGCGATCGCACTATTGATGAATCCATTCAAGGACAGATTCAGCATGTTACCTTAGATCCAACGGTAATGGCTGATTTAGAAGAAGCCCAAGCTCAAGAAGACCTACTCAAACAAGCTGAAGTGCTGGCCGATGCAAAAATTTGGTACGATAGTGTAGCGATCGCTGCTCAATTAAGGGATCTCGATACCCAGCCTTGGGAAAGTCTCTTAAAATCCGTCGGCCTTGATAAGTTAAC
This window encodes:
- a CDS encoding DUF928 domain-containing protein; amino-acid sequence: MDFKRFPSPLRFLAVMLAPLLLTPGAIALEFPDTSGGGAPRGGSVGGGVRGSSTCIIPQNGLSLMALRPIEPDNYVGQTASDTPTMFFYVPKTEAELAEFVLIDRQGNDVYTEKLELSKDGGLVKVTMSLPEAIGDSTEYTWLFALICNPSDRTIDESIQGQIQHVTLDPTVMADLEEAQAQEDLLKQAEVLADAKIWYDSVAIAAQLRDLDTQPWESLLKSVGLDKLTQTPMLLLERITGNP